CTTCGCCGCCAAGCTGCGCGACGCGGGCGTCGACGTGGAGGTCCAGCGCTTCGGCGACCTCCCCCACGGCTTCGCGCTCCTGCTCGTCGACCGCCACGCCCGCGGCGCGACGGTGACGGCCGCCCGCGCGCTGCGCACGCTGCTCGAACCCCGCGTGGTCACTGCCCGCGAGGAGGCGACGACGGCCTAGGGCGCACCCGGGTCCAGCGGACCGGCGGGTCCCCGCCCCCGCAGTCGGGGGACCGCCCCATCGCCGGGCGTGGCGGTGCAGGCCACCGTGGGTCCATGCCGACCTCCGCCCTGGCGATGACCGACGGCGGGCTCGAGACGAGCCTGCTCTTCCACGACGGGATCGACCTCCCGTGCTTCGCGGCGTTCCCGCTGCTGGAGGACGAGGCGGGACGCGCCGCCCTGCGCCGCTGGTTCGCGCCGTTCCTCCAGACCGCCCGCGAGCGCGGCGTCGGCATGGTCCTCGACACGCCGACCTGGCGGGCCAACCCGGACTGGGGCCGCGAGCTCGGCTACGACCGGGACCGCCTCGCCGCCGTCAACCGCGACGCCGTGCACTTCGCCCGCGAGCTGGCCGACGGCCTGCCGGGCGTCGTCGTCAACGGCGTCCTGGGCCCGCGCGGCGACGGCTACGTGGTCGGCGAGGTGATGAGCGCCGACGCGGCGGCGGAGTACCACGGCTGGCAGGTCGGCGTGCTCGCCCGCGCCGGGGCCGACCGCATCACCGCACTCACGCTCACCTACCCGGCCGAGGCGATCGGCGTCGTGCGCGCCGCGGTGCGCCACGGCATCGAGGTCGTCCCGTCGTTCACCGTCGAGACCGACGGCCGGCTCCCCGACGGCACCTCCGTCGCCGAGGCCATCGCGCAGGTCGACGAGGCCACCGACGGCGCCGCCGCGTGCTTCTTCCTCAACTGCGCCCACCCGACCCACATCGCGGCGGGCCTCGACGGGGAGCCCGAGCTCGCCCGCCTCGCCGGCGTGCGGGTCAACGCCTCGACGATGAGCCACGCCGAGCTCGACGAGGCGCAGGAGCTCGACGAGGGCGATCCCGAGACGCTCGGCCACGAGACCGCGGCGCTGGCCGACCTCCTCCCCGCCCTGGCCACCGTCGGCGGCTGCTGCGGCACCGACCACCGCCACGTGAGCCGGATCGTCGCCGCCTGCAGTTCTTGACGGCACCGTATGGAACCAGGTAGGACTCCGCACGTGACCGACGTGCGGATGACCTACGTGGGCGGCCCGACCGCGCTGATCGAGGTCGGCGGGTGGCGCCTGCTGACCGACCCGACCTTCGACCCGGCCGGCGGGCGCTACTTCTTCGGCGCCGGGACCTACTCGCGCAAGCTCCAGAGCCCGGCCCTCGGGTTCGAGCAGCTCGCGCCCGTCGACGCCGTCCTGCTCAGCCACGACCACCACGAGGACAACCTCGACGCCAAGGGCCGGGAGCTGCTGCCCCGGATGGGCACGGTCGTCACGACCGCGCCGGGCGCCACGCGCCTGGGCGGCGAGGCGCGCGGCCTGAAGCCGTGGGAGACGACGGTCCTCGAGGCGCCGGGCAAGGTCCCCATCGAGGTGACCGCGACGCCGTGCCGCCACGGGCCGCCCGGCTCCAAGCCGCTGGTCGGCGACGTCATCGGCTTCGCCCTGCGCTGGGAGGGCCAGGAGCACGGCGCCTTCTGGATCAGCGGCGACACCGTCCTCTACGACGGCGTGCGCGAGGTCGCCCAGCGCTTCGACGTCGGCACCGCCGTCGTCCACCTCGGGGGCGTGCGGTTCTGGTGGATCTCGGGACCGCTGCGCTACACGATGACCGCGCAGGACGCCGTCGAGCTCTGCGGCCTGCTCAACCCGCGCACGATCCTCCCGATCCACGCCGAGGGCTGGCGCCACTTCGTCCAGCGCCGTCCCACGGCCGAGGCGGTCCTCGCCGGCTCCCCGCTGGCCGACCGCGTGCGCTGGCTGCCGTCCGGCGAGCCCACGACCCTGGAGGTGTGAGCCCCGGCGGCCGCCCCGCGACGACGCCCCCCGACGCCTGGGCGCAGGCGGCCCTCGACGAGGTCGAGGCTGCCGGCGTCAAGGCGCTGAGCGTCGAGGCCGTCGCCCGCCGCCTCGGCGTCAGCAAGGGCGGCGCCTACCACCACTTCCGCGACCGCCGCGACCTGCTGCGCGCGGCGCTGGCGTTGTGGGAGCGCCGCCAGGTCACCGAGCTCAACGCGCAGTTCGCGGCGGTGGCCGACCCGCGCGAGCGCCTCCATGTCGCGCTGGTCGAGGCGTTCGTGGCCCTCGAACCGACCGTCATCGTGCAGTTCATGGCGGCCTCCGACGACCCGGACGTCGCCGCCGCGCTCGAGCGCTCGACCGCCGCACGCCTCGCCCTGCTGCGCCGGACCTTCCGCCAGCTCGGTGCGACGCGCGCGCAGGCCGAGCACCGGGCGATCCTCGCCTACGGCCACTACCTCGGCTTCGCGCAGCTGCGCCGCCACGCGCCGGACCTCCTCGCCACACCGGCGCGGCTGCGCGCGCACCTCGCCCAGCTCGAGCGCAGCCTGCTCGAGGGCCTTTAGTGGGGGCGGACGGCTGCGAACCGTGCCGCGCCAGGCCGGCCCGCCCGTCAGCCCGCCCGCATCTCGGCAAGCGAGCTGCGCTGGAAGCGGGGGGCTCGTCGCTCGGTCACGCTGCAGAGACGCTGCGTGCTGCAGGTCGTGCCGCGAGGGACCGACAGCGTGTACCAGCTCGACCTGCCGACGGCGAAGGAGGACATGGCTCGAGGCGCTCGGGCGGTGCTCACACGGCCAGAGCTCGGGGCGTAGCGCCACCAGCGAACAGCATCCCCGGCGCGTCGGGCGAAGACGAGACTGCTCCCGTCCCAAGCCGGTCCCAAGAGGGAGTGCGAAGAGTCCTCGAGGGTCACAAGCGTCCTCGTCCGGTGACGTCGAAGGTCGTGGATGCGCAAGCTGAACCGCACCGCCCGCGGTCTGGGGTTCCACCTCCACACGTAGGCGAGCCTCGGGCCGCGAAGCGCCAGGCCCGTTGGACCGGCTTGCCCGACCCCTGCCGGACCACCCGGTACGCGTCCGAGGGGTCTTGTCTCGGTCGGCCGGTGCATGAGCACCGCCGGTGCGGTGCCCACCCCGAACCGCGCGAACGCCACGGCTCCGCCGTAGATCGCGGGCAGACGGTCCTCAGCGAGTTCCGGCGTCTGCGTGACGAGTGCCGGAACGGGTTGCTCGCGGCCAGCGCGGACGGTGAAGATGGAACAGCCCGGCTGGTCCCGTACGACCTGCACGGGGCAGCGCGAGAAGGCGACCGAGGGGTCTGCCACGGACGTGGGGTCGGCGCTGACGTCGAACGGACGCGAGCTGAAGCCGAGAGCCTCGATCCGGGCTGCCCCACCCCCGGACCGCGCGAGGAACCCGAAGAACGGCTCGCCGTTAGGACCCGCGCTTGGGTTGAAGCCCGTCACGAGTACCGCGCGCGCGGCACCCGGCATCACGGCCAGCGGACTGGCGAGCGGGACGCGGGCGACGGTCTGCGCTGAAGCCGAACCGCTCAGGACGACGAGCGCCATCAGCGAGGTCGCGATCGAGACTCCTTTGACGACGGGCATGCTCAGGAAACGCTCGGCAACGAGTCAAGTCGCTCAGAGACGCCCGGGATAGTTGCGCCACACGTCCGTCCACGCCTGCCTAGGCGAGAGGTTGAGATTCACTAGGCCAGTGTCGTAGGTGGGGTGAGTGATGAGCAGGTAGTTGGTCACCATCTCAGCGATCCTCGCCTACGGCCACTACCTCGGCTTCGCGCAGCTGCGCCGCCACGCGCCCGAGCTGCTCGCAACGCCCGCGCGGTTGCGCGCGCACCTCGCCCAGCTCGAGGCGAGCCTCCTCGCCGGCCTGTAGCCGCGTGCGGCAGCGTCGCTCACACCGCGTGGCGCACCCGCGGCAGGCGCCGGTCCAGCCACCCCGGCATCCACCAGTTCCAGCGACCGGCGACGCGCATGAAGGCCGGCACCATCGCAGCTCGGATGACGGTCGCGTCGATGAGCACCGCCGCTGCAAGTCCGAAGCCCATCTGCTTCATCTCCGGCGCCCGGGCCAGCATGAACGACCCGAACACCACCACCATGATGAGTGCCGCGCTCGTCACGACCACGCCCGTGCGCTCGAGCCCGAGCGCGACGGCCTCGGTGGTGTCCCGGGTGCGTGCGTGCTCCTCGCGCATGCGGCTGACCATGAACACCTCGTAGTCCATGGACAGGCCGAAGACGATCATGAAGAGCGTCAGCGGCATCCAGGACTGCAGGTAGCCCGGTGAGGTGAAGTCCAGGACCTCCTCCCCCAGGCCCTCCTGGAAGACCAGCACCACCAGCCCGAACGCGGCGGCGAGGCTCAGCAGGTTGAGGACGATCGCCTTGAGCGCCAGGAGCGGGCTGCGGAAGACGGTGAGCAGCACCAGGAAGCAGAGCGCGAGCGCCAGGCCGATGACCAGCGGCGTCCCGGCGTGCATCTCGGACGTGAAGTCCAGGCTCTCGGCGCTGTAGCCGCCGACGAGCGTCCGCGTCGCCGCGCCGTCCCGGGCCAGGTCTTCGCGCAGCCGCTCGACCGTGGCGGTGGCCTGCGCGGAGTCGACGGCCGCGGCCGGCGTCGCCAGCACCAGGTGGACGCCGCCCGAGAGCGTCAGCTCCTCGGTGGCGCGCAGGCCGGGATGCCCGTCCAGCACGCGCCGGGCGGCGTCGGCCGCGGTGCGGTCGGGCGAGACCAGCAACACCGAGGAGGCCGCCACCTCCGGGAAGTGTCGCTCGAGCACCAGTGCACCGGCCCCCGAGGCGTCCGCGTGGAGGGCCCGCACGTTGAGGTCGTTGCCCTCCTCCAGCGAGGCCGCCGGCGCCGCGCAGGCCAGCAGGACGGCCAGCCCCACGGACATCACCACGAGCGGCCGGCGCATCACCAGCCGCGCCCACGCCGCCCAGCGGCCGCCTGCCGCCGGCCTGCGCCGGGCACGCACCCGGCCGCGGTCGATCCGGCTGCCGAGCACCAACAGCAGCGCGGGGAGCACCGTCAGGGCGGCAGCGGACACCGCGATGAGCACCGCCACCGCGCCGATCGCCGTCTCCGCGAAGAACGGCAGGCCGGTGATCGAGAGCGGCAGCAGGCACACGACGACCGCTGCTGCCGAGAACGCGACGGTCCGCCCGGCGGTGGCCATCGTCCGAGCCAGCGCCTCGGCGTCGGAGGTCCCGTCGCGCCCTCGCTCTTCCTGGTAGCGGCGCACGACGAGCATCGCGTAGTCGATGCCGACACCGAGGCCGATCATCGCCGCGACGCTCTCCACGAAGACGTTGAACGGCGACCACAGCGACAGGGCACCCAGCACTCCGAGGGTCACGACCAGGCCGAAGACCGCAACGACGATCGGCAGCGCGGCCGCCACGACCGAGCCCATGACGAGCAGCAGCACGACGAAGGCCAGGGGAAGCCCGACGGCATCGGCCTTGACGATGTCGACCTCCTCCTGGTGCAGCAGGTCGGCGAACAGCGGCGAGACACCGGTGACGTCGAGCTCGACGGCACCCGTGTCGAGGGCGTCGATGCGGCGCTGGAGCGATCGGGCGTCGTCCTGGCGTTCGCCGCTCGTGCCCGACAGCCCCAGCGGCGCGTACGCGGCCCGCCCGTCGCGCGAGAGGCGTGCCGGCCCGACGGCGACGACGGTGCCGGCGGACTCCAGCCGCGGGCGGGCGGCGTCGATGGCCCGCCGCAACGCCGTGCCGTCGCCGCCCGTGGCGACGACGGCCGCGAACTCCGCCGGACCGCCGGCCTCCTGGACGACCTCGAGCGCGGCGGCCGACTCGGTCCCGGCTGCCTCGTAGCCGATGCCCTCCAGCGAGCCGCGGAACTGCGGCACGAACGCGGCCGCGACGACGAGGACGACGCCGGCGACCAGGAGCACCGCCCGCGGGCGGCGGGCGATGAACGCCCCGAGCGCGCGGGAGCCGCGCGCCTCCTCGTCGGCCGCCATCGACCGTCCCGGTCAGGCCAGCGTCGGCTGCGCCGCGGCGGGGACGTCCGCCACCGGCTGCGGCTGCTCCTGCTCCTCGAGGCGCTGCGCCTTGAGCGAGCGCAGCAGGAGCCACGACTGCACGCCGATCCAGAGCCCGAACAGCGTCAGCGGCGACCAGAACACGAACAGGCCGTTCCAGGCGAAGGCGCCCGTTCGCGGCAGGAACGCGATGGCTCCCGCCTCGAACATCAGCGCCGTCCAGATCGTCAGGTAGCCGAACCAGCGCGGGAACGGCGAGTGGCGCACCGTAGTGGGCGTGAGGCAGATGACCGCGATGGCCACCCACATGAAGATGTAGTACTGGTCGGTCGTCACGAGCGTCAGGAGCCCGAGCTCGTGCATGAGCGCCGTGACCTCGGGCGAGCGGTCGGGGCTGAAGGCGGCGACGCCGAAGAACAGCGGCGGCAGCACCAGGAAGATCGACATCATCGCTCCCCCGCAGATGGTGAGCAGCGACCAGATCGGTCGCCCGCGCTCCTGACGGCGCATCTGCAGCGCGATGACCGCGGCCAGCGGGAGCATGAACGCGCCGGTCCAGGCGGCGATCACCGCGCCGACGCGGACCTGCGTGTGGCGGTCGTCGTACCAGGCGTCGATCGCCTGCGCGTCCATCACCGCGTCGGGCGGCGGGATCATGTCGAGCAGGAGGCCCAGGGCGATCCCGTAGATGGCGGTGAACGCCAGCGCCCACCACACGACGACGATCTGACTGCGTTCGGACATGGGTTCCTCCTCGTGACCTCGACAGCCGCTGGCGCGGCGTCGCGACTGTAAACGATCGTTTGCTACCGAGGCAAGCGCATCGCCCGTCAACCGGCGTCGCCGGTGACGAGCAAGGCCACCACGGCGATGCCTACGAGGACCACCCAGGCCTCGAAGGCGACGCGCAGGGCGAGCGGCGCGTGGCGCAGCTCCATGAAGTCGAGACCGATCCAGCGGATCTTCAGGAAGGCGACGGCGAGTGCGACGGCGGCGCCGGCGGTGTGCCCGTCGGATCCCGAGAACCCGTGGTCTGTCCCGACCCAGAGCGAGACGAAGGTCGCCAGCAGCAGGGCCCCGAAGACGACGACAGGACGGCTGAGACGCTGCACGGCCATGGTCGTCACGAGGCCAGGTAGAGCAGCGGGAACAGCACGACCCACAGCAGGTCGACCATGTGCCAGAAGGTCGCCCCGACCTCGACCGCGCGCTGGTCACCCGGCTTGGCCGTCGCTCGAAGCGCGATGCGCCAGAGCACGACCAGCGCGACCATCCCCAGCACCACGTGCGCCGCGTGGATGCCGGTGAGGATGAAGAAGTACATGAAGAAGTCGTTGGTCCCCGGGTCGTGCCCGCCCGCGACCTTGTCGGCGTACTCGATGCCCTTGATGGTCAGGAACACCGCGGCGCAGGCGGCCGCGCCGACGAACATGCGGGCGGCAGGCGCACGGGCCCCCCGCCGCATCGAGCGGACCGCGAGGGCGACCAGCAGCGAGCTCGTCAGCAGGACGACGACGTTGACCGCGCCGAAGCCCTGCGTGAGCTCCTCTCTCGAGGCGGCGAAGACCGCCGGGTCCTCAGAGCGCGCGACCAGGAAGACGCCGAAGAGGACGGCGAAGACGAGCATGTCGCCCAGGACGAGGATCCAGACCCCGATCTCGCCGGGGACGTGGCCCCGGGTCCAGCGCGAAGGGGCGGCCGCTGCCGGTCCGGCCTCCTCGCGGTCGTCGCCGATGACCTCGGAGGGGATCGTGGCCGTCATGGGCGCGGCGACCTCAGCTCCGGGCCTTGAGCCCGAGGCGCCGGCGCCAGTCACGGGCCGCGATGAGCGGCAGCATCACGGCGGTCAGCCGCCCCTTGCGCCGGGTGTGGGGGTACCAGTGCATCTCGGTCTTCGGCTCCACGCGTGCCGTGACGTAGACCTGCGGGTGCGTGTACTTGCGGATGCCGCCCGCCCCGCCGAAGCGCGACCCCACGCCCGACGAGCGCCAGCCCCCATGCGGGACCGGGAACTGGAAGACGTTCATCATCGCGTCGTTGTGGTTGACCGCTCCGGCCTGCAGGCGATCGGCCACCCACTCGGCCTTCGCCGCGTCCTTGGTCCACACGCTCGCCGACAGGCCGTAGTCGGTCTCGTTGGCACGGTCGACCGCCTCATCCACGTCGGCCACCCGCATGATCGGCAGCGTCGGCCCGAAGGTCTCCTCCTGCATGCAGGCCATGCCGGTGTCCACGTCGAGCAGCACGGTCGCGGGGTAGTTGCAGTGCTCGCCCCGCCGGCCGCCGGTGACGGCGCGAGCGCCCCGGGCGACGGCCTCCTGCACGTGCCGGTCGATGAGCTGCACCTGCTTCTCGTTGGCGATCGCACCGAAGTCGGTCGCGTAGGACCCGGGCGTGTCCATCCCCTGGCGCAGCGCCCGGGCCTTCTCCACGACAAGCGCCACGAACCGGTCGTAGACCGGGGCTTCGACGAAGACCCGCTCGACGGCGGTGCACGACTGGCCACCGTTGAAGAACCCGCCCCAGATGGCCCCGTTGGCCGCCCGCTCGAGGTCGGCGTCGGCCAGCACGATCATCGGGTCCTTGCCGCCGAGCTCCAGACTCGCCGGGATGAGGCGCTCGCCGCAGCGCGCGCCGATCTTGCGGCCCGTCGCCGTGGAGCCCGTGAACTGCACCATGTCCACCGTGTCGACCACCGATGCGCCCGTCGGGCCCAGGCCGGTCGTGCACGCCAGGACGTTGGGCGCACCGAGGTCCTCCTGCCAGCCCCGGACGGCCTCCTGCCACGCCAGCGGCGTCTCCTCGGAGGGCTTCGAGAGCACGGCGCAGCCCGCCAGCAGCGCCTGCGGCACGTCCATGAACGGCATCGCCAGCGGGTAGTTCCACGGCGTGATCAC
The DNA window shown above is from Conexibacter sp. SYSU D00693 and carries:
- a CDS encoding MBL fold metallo-hydrolase, coding for MTDVRMTYVGGPTALIEVGGWRLLTDPTFDPAGGRYFFGAGTYSRKLQSPALGFEQLAPVDAVLLSHDHHEDNLDAKGRELLPRMGTVVTTAPGATRLGGEARGLKPWETTVLEAPGKVPIEVTATPCRHGPPGSKPLVGDVIGFALRWEGQEHGAFWISGDTVLYDGVREVAQRFDVGTAVVHLGGVRFWWISGPLRYTMTAQDAVELCGLLNPRTILPIHAEGWRHFVQRRPTAEAVLAGSPLADRVRWLPSGEPTTLEV
- a CDS encoding homocysteine S-methyltransferase family protein; amino-acid sequence: MPTSALAMTDGGLETSLLFHDGIDLPCFAAFPLLEDEAGRAALRRWFAPFLQTARERGVGMVLDTPTWRANPDWGRELGYDRDRLAAVNRDAVHFARELADGLPGVVVNGVLGPRGDGYVVGEVMSADAAAEYHGWQVGVLARAGADRITALTLTYPAEAIGVVRAAVRHGIEVVPSFTVETDGRLPDGTSVAEAIAQVDEATDGAAACFFLNCAHPTHIAAGLDGEPELARLAGVRVNASTMSHAELDEAQELDEGDPETLGHETAALADLLPALATVGGCCGTDHRHVSRIVAACSS
- a CDS encoding MMPL family transporter, whose protein sequence is MAADEEARGSRALGAFIARRPRAVLLVAGVVLVVAAAFVPQFRGSLEGIGYEAAGTESAAALEVVQEAGGPAEFAAVVATGGDGTALRRAIDAARPRLESAGTVVAVGPARLSRDGRAAYAPLGLSGTSGERQDDARSLQRRIDALDTGAVELDVTGVSPLFADLLHQEEVDIVKADAVGLPLAFVVLLLVMGSVVAAALPIVVAVFGLVVTLGVLGALSLWSPFNVFVESVAAMIGLGVGIDYAMLVVRRYQEERGRDGTSDAEALARTMATAGRTVAFSAAAVVVCLLPLSITGLPFFAETAIGAVAVLIAVSAAALTVLPALLLVLGSRIDRGRVRARRRPAAGGRWAAWARLVMRRPLVVMSVGLAVLLACAAPAASLEEGNDLNVRALHADASGAGALVLERHFPEVAASSVLLVSPDRTAADAARRVLDGHPGLRATEELTLSGGVHLVLATPAAAVDSAQATATVERLREDLARDGAATRTLVGGYSAESLDFTSEMHAGTPLVIGLALALCFLVLLTVFRSPLLALKAIVLNLLSLAAAFGLVVLVFQEGLGEEVLDFTSPGYLQSWMPLTLFMIVFGLSMDYEVFMVSRMREEHARTRDTTEAVALGLERTGVVVTSAALIMVVVFGSFMLARAPEMKQMGFGLAAAVLIDATVIRAAMVPAFMRVAGRWNWWMPGWLDRRLPRVRHAV
- a CDS encoding cytochrome c oxidase subunit 3 family protein, which encodes MTATIPSEVIGDDREEAGPAAAAPSRWTRGHVPGEIGVWILVLGDMLVFAVLFGVFLVARSEDPAVFAASREELTQGFGAVNVVVLLTSSLLVALAVRSMRRGARAPAARMFVGAAACAAVFLTIKGIEYADKVAGGHDPGTNDFFMYFFILTGIHAAHVVLGMVALVVLWRIALRATAKPGDQRAVEVGATFWHMVDLLWVVLFPLLYLAS
- a CDS encoding aldehyde dehydrogenase family protein, with product MSTQKPVEVATQERAGRTITVRCPADGRVVAEVKDHTPDEVGAIAQELRLAQPAWAASGFDERARWLGRWRDWVLDHQERLLELLQQEAGKSYGDASIEILAAVEVINYYVGHGKDFLADEHPRPAGLANQVKRLRVRHHPHQLVGVITPWNYPLAMPFMDVPQALLAGCAVLSKPSEETPLAWQEAVRGWQEDLGAPNVLACTTGLGPTGASVVDTVDMVQFTGSTATGRKIGARCGERLIPASLELGGKDPMIVLADADLERAANGAIWGGFFNGGQSCTAVERVFVEAPVYDRFVALVVEKARALRQGMDTPGSYATDFGAIANEKQVQLIDRHVQEAVARGARAVTGGRRGEHCNYPATVLLDVDTGMACMQEETFGPTLPIMRVADVDEAVDRANETDYGLSASVWTKDAAKAEWVADRLQAGAVNHNDAMMNVFQFPVPHGGWRSSGVGSRFGGAGGIRKYTHPQVYVTARVEPKTEMHWYPHTRRKGRLTAVMLPLIAARDWRRRLGLKARS
- a CDS encoding cytochrome C oxidase subunit IV family protein yields the protein MAVQRLSRPVVVFGALLLATFVSLWVGTDHGFSGSDGHTAGAAVALAVAFLKIRWIGLDFMELRHAPLALRVAFEAWVVLVGIAVVALLVTGDAG
- a CDS encoding TetR/AcrR family transcriptional regulator: MSPGGRPATTPPDAWAQAALDEVEAAGVKALSVEAVARRLGVSKGGAYHHFRDRRDLLRAALALWERRQVTELNAQFAAVADPRERLHVALVEAFVALEPTVIVQFMAASDDPDVAAALERSTAARLALLRRTFRQLGATRAQAEHRAILAYGHYLGFAQLRRHAPDLLATPARLRAHLAQLERSLLEGL